In Companilactobacillus allii, one genomic interval encodes:
- a CDS encoding DUF3862 domain-containing protein, with the protein MDNEQMTRMQLRKNKRKPFFKKWWFWLIVVIVIAAGVGFGVFKHYNQNNSNSYSESTSKKVEKSKSTSTKEKTSSKKTSDSSTNSNTKKITLEQFNNIALDETNGTSWDTIKPIFGTPVSHTTANVQNTDVDVQNWDNVANATDGSMVSIGFTSNHAVSKKITNLKVNRASEIDIQKFAEIESDQSEDQVIKTLGKPNSYDISNINGSSLTELTYSSGIKGDSGAKIVITLTNGKVSKQVQNGVK; encoded by the coding sequence ATGGATAACGAACAAATGACCAGAATGCAGTTAAGAAAAAATAAAAGAAAACCATTTTTTAAAAAATGGTGGTTTTGGTTAATCGTGGTCATAGTGATTGCCGCTGGAGTTGGATTTGGAGTATTTAAGCATTACAATCAAAATAATTCTAATTCTTATTCTGAATCAACATCTAAGAAAGTAGAAAAATCTAAATCAACATCTACTAAAGAGAAAACCAGCTCTAAAAAAACATCTGATTCTAGTACAAATTCTAATACAAAGAAAATTACCTTAGAGCAATTCAACAATATTGCATTGGATGAAACTAACGGAACTAGTTGGGATACCATTAAACCAATATTTGGTACGCCAGTTTCTCATACAACTGCAAACGTTCAAAATACAGATGTAGATGTTCAAAACTGGGATAATGTAGCTAATGCAACAGATGGCTCAATGGTATCGATTGGTTTCACATCTAACCATGCCGTAAGTAAAAAAATAACTAATTTAAAAGTTAATAGAGCTAGTGAAATTGATATTCAAAAATTTGCTGAAATTGAAAGTGATCAATCCGAAGATCAAGTAATAAAGACTCTTGGTAAGCCAAATAGTTACGACATTTCAAATATCAACGGTTCTTCTTTAACGGAGCTAACTTACAGTAGTGGTATTAAAGGCGACTCTGGTGCAAAGATA